One segment of uncultured Methanobrevibacter sp. DNA contains the following:
- a CDS encoding helix-turn-helix domain-containing protein, whose amino-acid sequence MKCVNQGLKVRLYPDEDMMIKINQNIGNSRFTWNKLLEYYQKTYKLFKFHGYSKLKCNMTTFNTMLNMLKKEHD is encoded by the coding sequence ATGAAATGTGTTAATCAGGGTTTGAAGGTTAGGTTGTATCCGGATGAGGATATGATGATTAAAATTAATCAGAATATAGGTAATTCCAGATTTACATGGAATAAACTCTTAGAATACTATCAAAAAACCTATAAATTATTCAAATTCCATGGTTACAGTAAGCTGAAGTGCAACATGACCACTTTTAACACCATGTTAAATATGCTCAAAAAAGAACATGATT
- a CDS encoding nitroreductase — MKFIPNLKENLKTRRSIRKFKDEQITDEELKTILEAGTYAPTGQGLQSPKIVVIQNPETIKEFSAWNRSYFPIDVPEDMDPFYGVKTLLIVLADSERPTYVEDGSSVLAVLVNAAHAVGVGSCWIHRAREEFASDKGKELLKEWGIPETYEGIGHVVLGYPDMDAPEPLPRKEDYIHYVD, encoded by the coding sequence GTGAAATTCATCCCCAACCTTAAAGAAAATCTAAAAACAAGAAGAAGTATCAGAAAATTTAAAGACGAACAGATTACTGACGAAGAGTTAAAAACAATTTTGGAAGCCGGAACCTATGCCCCAACAGGACAAGGTCTTCAATCACCTAAAATTGTTGTAATTCAAAATCCGGAAACCATTAAAGAATTTTCAGCATGGAACAGAAGCTATTTCCCGATAGATGTTCCAGAGGACATGGATCCGTTTTACGGAGTAAAAACATTACTGATTGTGCTGGCCGACAGTGAACGTCCAACATATGTTGAAGACGGTTCAAGCGTATTGGCAGTTCTAGTCAATGCAGCTCATGCAGTTGGCGTTGGTTCATGTTGGATTCACAGAGCACGTGAAGAATTTGCATCCGATAAAGGAAAAGAATTACTGAAAGAATGGGGAATTCCAGAAACTTATGAAGGAATAGGTCATGTAGTTTTAGGATATCCTGACATGGACGCACCGGAACCGTTGCCTAGAAAAGAAGATTATATCCACTATGTGGATTAA
- the argS gene encoding arginine--tRNA ligase, with product MYFEIEKQAIDAINKALDQYDVEIDRNFKLEFPPNPNLGDLASTIAFALTKKLRTSPPEVAADLVEKIEVPEIFTKVQNFGPYVNFFIDYSKFSKLLLEKVDENYGQLPEYGEKIVLEHTSANPNGPLHIGHIRNSIFGDSLARLLKLAGRDVITQYYVNDMGRQIAIIVCGITECGLKIEDYEGEKIDHKIGKLYFDANKAVEEDEALNAKVDELIQKYEQGEDEELNKVFEDVVSKCISGMKESLSRMNIVHDDFVWEGQFIRNGEVDDLVAYIQKEGFTRESDVLYIDLTDFNIEKEFVLRRSNGTSLYSTRDLAYHKYKATLGDTVLDILGSDHKLAAKQIKIIFEEIFRQSPPEVIFYEFITLPEGSMSTRKGKFVSVDELIDEAVLRAHDEIKSRNPDLSEDEIAPMAEEIGIGAVRFFIAKLSPEKHLTFKWDEALSFERGCASIQYAHARACKLIAKSGKDVSSLSVDENWTPNEAEQDLVRQIAKFPQVVEDCANKKRVHNITQYSQDLAGSFNKFYKTEQVIGSDVEDTRLILVDRAKTTIKNALDILGVTAPEKM from the coding sequence ATGTATTTTGAGATTGAAAAACAAGCTATTGATGCAATTAATAAGGCACTAGATCAATATGATGTAGAAATTGATAGAAATTTTAAATTGGAATTTCCGCCTAATCCTAATTTAGGGGACTTGGCAAGTACAATTGCTTTTGCACTTACTAAAAAATTAAGAACTTCACCTCCTGAAGTTGCTGCAGATTTGGTTGAAAAAATAGAGGTTCCGGAAATTTTCACTAAAGTTCAAAATTTCGGTCCTTACGTTAATTTTTTCATTGACTATTCCAAATTTTCAAAGTTATTATTGGAAAAGGTCGATGAAAATTATGGACAGCTTCCGGAATATGGTGAAAAGATTGTATTGGAACACACTTCAGCTAATCCTAACGGTCCTTTACATATAGGGCATATCAGAAATTCCATTTTTGGAGATTCCCTTGCTAGATTGTTAAAATTAGCCGGAAGGGATGTAATAACCCAATACTATGTAAATGATATGGGAAGACAAATTGCAATAATCGTATGCGGTATTACAGAATGTGGTCTTAAGATTGAAGATTATGAAGGAGAAAAAATTGACCACAAAATAGGAAAATTATACTTTGATGCCAATAAGGCCGTAGAAGAGGATGAAGCACTAAACGCTAAAGTCGATGAATTAATCCAGAAATACGAACAAGGTGAAGATGAGGAATTAAATAAGGTCTTTGAAGATGTTGTTTCAAAATGTATTTCCGGAATGAAAGAATCCCTTTCAAGAATGAATATTGTCCATGATGACTTTGTTTGGGAAGGACAATTCATAAGAAACGGCGAAGTCGATGATTTGGTTGCATATATTCAAAAAGAAGGATTTACAAGAGAAAGTGATGTTTTATATATTGATTTGACTGATTTCAATATTGAAAAAGAGTTTGTTTTAAGAAGATCAAATGGTACTTCACTTTATTCTACAAGGGATTTGGCTTATCATAAATACAAAGCTACTTTAGGTGATACTGTACTGGATATTTTAGGTTCAGACCATAAATTGGCTGCCAAACAAATCAAAATAATATTTGAAGAGATATTCAGACAAAGTCCTCCTGAAGTAATATTTTATGAATTCATTACACTTCCGGAAGGTTCAATGTCTACAAGAAAAGGTAAATTTGTATCTGTCGATGAATTAATCGATGAAGCAGTACTCAGGGCACATGATGAAATCAAATCAAGAAATCCTGACCTTTCCGAAGATGAAATCGCTCCAATGGCTGAGGAAATAGGTATAGGAGCTGTCAGATTCTTCATTGCTAAATTGTCACCTGAAAAGCACTTGACCTTTAAGTGGGATGAAGCTTTAAGCTTTGAAAGAGGCTGCGCATCCATTCAATATGCACATGCAAGAGCATGCAAATTGATTGCAAAATCAGGTAAAGATGTCTCTTCTTTAAGTGTTGATGAGAATTGGACTCCTAATGAAGCAGAACAGGACCTTGTAAGACAAATCGCTAAATTCCCACAGGTTGTTGAAGATTGTGCTAACAAAAAGAGAGTTCACAATATTACTCAATACTCACAGGATTTAGCCGGTTCATTTAATAAATTCTATAAGACTGAACAAGTAATCGGTTCTGATGTAGAAGATACAAGACTAATTTTAGTTGATAGGGCTAAAACAACTATTAAAAACGCTTTGGATATTTTAGGTGTAACTGCACCTGAAAAAATGTAG
- a CDS encoding signal peptidase I, with protein sequence MVDLKEIASYAVILIIVLIAAQHLNVVVSGSMEPAFYRGDIVMVQKASFLGIQEFNVNDIQKGDVVVYDAKWYNQPVIHRVIDIVNVNGSTMYLIKGDNNNAPDPYYVSPNQIQSKVVTIGDNLVVIPKIGYLSLWLRGL encoded by the coding sequence GTGGTAGATTTAAAAGAGATTGCATCATATGCAGTAATATTGATAATTGTCTTAATTGCTGCGCAACATTTAAATGTGGTTGTTTCAGGAAGTATGGAACCTGCATTTTATAGGGGGGATATTGTAATGGTTCAAAAGGCAAGTTTCCTCGGTATACAGGAGTTCAATGTTAATGACATCCAGAAAGGTGATGTTGTCGTTTATGATGCAAAATGGTATAATCAACCGGTAATTCATAGAGTTATTGATATTGTAAATGTTAATGGAAGTACGATGTATCTGATTAAGGGGGATAATAATAATGCTCCCGATCCGTATTATGTATCGCCAAACCAAATCCAATCAAAGGTTGTAACGATTGGTGACAATTTGGTCGTAATTCCAAAAATTGGTTATCTTTCCCTTTGGTTAAGGGGTTTATGA
- the hemL gene encoding glutamate-1-semialdehyde 2,1-aminomutase: MYSEELFNESKNYFPGGVNSPVRAFKPYPFFVKSAGGCKITDVDEKTYIDYCLAYGPLILGHANPKVVREVSNQLTVGSAYGAPTENEIKLAKEVVSRIPSAEMVRFCNSGTEATMSAIRLARGFTKRDKIVKFEGAYHGAHDYVLVKGGSGAATLPDSPGIPADTTKNTLSVPFNDEEALTDLIEKEGENIACIIMEVVMGNVGCIEPKPGFLEFIRKITEENGIVLIFDEVITGFRASKGGAQQYYGVTPDLTTLGKIVGGGLPMGAFCGKREIMELIAPQGPVYQAGTFSGNPISVQAGLSTMSQLDDKFYKDLESKGNFLRSEIRATVEDKDLNIQPVGLASMFQIYFNENDVYNYEDAKASDSDRFLVYFRELLKEGVFIPPSQFECNFISSAHSMEDIEKTSQAIDNALRVAFK, from the coding sequence ATGTATTCTGAAGAACTGTTCAATGAATCTAAAAATTATTTTCCCGGAGGAGTAAATTCTCCTGTACGTGCTTTTAAACCATATCCGTTTTTTGTTAAAAGCGCTGGCGGATGTAAAATAACTGATGTAGACGAAAAAACCTATATTGATTATTGTTTGGCATACGGTCCTTTGATTTTAGGACATGCAAATCCAAAAGTCGTAAGGGAAGTTTCAAATCAATTGACTGTCGGAAGTGCCTATGGTGCACCGACTGAAAATGAAATCAAACTTGCAAAAGAGGTTGTTTCTAGAATTCCATCTGCTGAAATGGTAAGATTTTGTAATAGTGGAACTGAAGCAACAATGAGTGCGATAAGGCTTGCAAGAGGTTTTACCAAAAGGGATAAAATAGTTAAGTTTGAAGGCGCATATCACGGGGCACATGATTACGTTTTAGTTAAAGGCGGGTCTGGTGCTGCAACCTTGCCTGACTCTCCAGGAATACCTGCAGACACTACTAAAAATACTTTGTCTGTTCCATTTAATGATGAAGAAGCTTTAACTGATTTGATTGAAAAAGAGGGAGAAAATATTGCCTGTATTATAATGGAAGTTGTAATGGGTAATGTTGGCTGTATTGAACCAAAACCTGGATTTTTGGAGTTTATAAGAAAAATAACTGAAGAAAATGGAATTGTTTTAATATTTGATGAAGTAATCACCGGTTTTAGAGCTTCAAAAGGTGGAGCTCAACAATACTATGGAGTCACTCCTGATTTGACAACACTTGGTAAGATTGTTGGTGGTGGGCTTCCAATGGGTGCATTCTGCGGTAAAAGAGAAATAATGGAATTGATTGCACCTCAAGGACCGGTTTATCAGGCAGGAACATTTTCCGGAAATCCGATTTCTGTTCAGGCAGGACTTTCTACCATGTCCCAGTTAGATGACAAGTTTTATAAGGACTTGGAAAGTAAAGGAAACTTCCTCAGAAGTGAAATCAGAGCGACTGTTGAAGACAAGGATTTGAATATTCAGCCGGTTGGTTTGGCTTCAATGTTTCAGATTTATTTCAATGAAAATGATGTTTATAACTATGAAGATGCTAAAGCCTCAGACAGTGACAGGTTTTTAGTATACTTCAGAGAATTATTGAAAGAAGGTGTTTTCATACCTCCTAGCCAATTTGAATGTAATTTTATTTCAAGTGCTCACAGCATGGAGGATATAGAAAAAACTTCTCAAGCGATTGACAATGCATTAAGAGTTGCATTCAAATAA
- a CDS encoding cobalt-precorrin-8 methylmutase: MTDKMFMGASTKQGMDIATKSREIIRGLIGDDVKDLNPAERDIVERIVHSTADPEYAKLVKISPDFVDVAMDSLRNKETILTDINMVKYGITRYDGEVECYIRNEEVIKIAKENQITRAAAAMRYAAANDFEGIVVSGNAPTAVFEAMDLYQKGEMNLKAIVGVPVGFVGAADSKEALKNSNIPNIVVEGPKGGTPIAVACVNSLIQHL; encoded by the coding sequence ATGACAGACAAAATGTTCATGGGTGCATCAACTAAGCAAGGTATGGATATCGCTACCAAAAGTAGGGAAATTATTCGTGGCCTTATTGGAGATGATGTCAAAGATTTAAATCCTGCTGAAAGAGACATTGTTGAAAGGATTGTTCACTCCACAGCTGATCCTGAATATGCAAAATTGGTAAAAATTAGTCCTGATTTTGTAGATGTAGCTATGGATTCCCTTAGAAATAAAGAAACCATTTTAACCGACATAAACATGGTCAAATATGGTATTACAAGATATGATGGGGAAGTTGAGTGTTATATCAGAAATGAGGAAGTAATAAAAATTGCAAAGGAAAATCAAATCACAAGGGCTGCAGCCGCCATGAGATATGCGGCGGCCAATGATTTCGAAGGCATTGTTGTTTCTGGTAATGCTCCAACTGCTGTTTTTGAAGCTATGGATTTATATCAAAAAGGCGAAATGAATCTTAAAGCTATTGTTGGAGTTCCTGTAGGTTTTGTGGGAGCTGCTGATTCTAAAGAAGCTTTAAAAAATTCAAATATTCCAAATATTGTAGTTGAAGGCCCTAAAGGCGGTACTCCTATTGCTGTAGCATGTGTAAATTCCTTAATTCAACATTTGTAG